A genomic region of Mitsuaria sp. 7 contains the following coding sequences:
- the nhaA gene encoding Na+/H+ antiporter NhaA produces the protein MTPGLKRFFASESAGGIVLAIAAVAALILSNSPWREAYAAFTRIQGEVRIGADWLVLAKPLLVWVNDLWMAVFFFLVGLEIKREFVSGEMSERSQAVLPIVAAFGGMAVPALIYAGLNLGDPVALHGWAIPAATDIAFAIGIVMLLGSRVPASLKVFLTAVAIIDDLGAIVVIALFYTSQLSLTALAGAAVCLAVLFALNRAKVRRADVYIVVGLVLWTCVLKSGVHATLAGVATALFIPSDDDGHGHSPAEDLEHALHPWVAFLVLPMFAFANAGVSLLGLNAGDLLHPVSLGIALGLLLGKAIGVFGSSWLMIRSGLAQKPGGADWVQFFGVCVLCGIGFTMSLFIGGLAFEGHGPDWETRVKLGVLGGSLLSGIAGTLILMRKRA, from the coding sequence TTGACACCAGGACTCAAACGCTTCTTCGCCAGCGAATCGGCCGGCGGCATCGTGCTCGCCATCGCCGCGGTCGCCGCGCTGATCCTGTCCAACTCCCCCTGGCGGGAGGCCTACGCCGCCTTCACGCGCATCCAGGGCGAGGTGCGCATCGGCGCCGACTGGCTGGTGCTGGCCAAGCCGCTGCTGGTCTGGGTCAACGACCTCTGGATGGCCGTCTTCTTCTTCCTCGTGGGACTGGAGATCAAGCGCGAATTCGTCAGCGGCGAGATGTCGGAACGGTCCCAGGCCGTGCTGCCCATCGTCGCCGCGTTCGGCGGCATGGCCGTGCCGGCGCTGATCTACGCGGGCCTCAACCTCGGCGACCCCGTCGCGCTGCACGGCTGGGCCATCCCCGCGGCGACCGACATCGCCTTCGCCATCGGCATCGTGATGCTGCTGGGCAGCCGCGTGCCGGCCTCGCTGAAGGTCTTCCTGACGGCGGTGGCGATCATCGACGACCTCGGCGCCATCGTCGTCATCGCGCTCTTCTACACGAGCCAGCTGTCGCTGACGGCGCTCGCGGGCGCCGCCGTCTGTCTCGCGGTGCTCTTCGCGTTGAACCGCGCGAAGGTCCGGCGCGCCGACGTCTACATCGTCGTGGGCCTCGTCCTGTGGACCTGCGTGCTGAAGTCCGGCGTCCATGCCACGCTGGCGGGCGTCGCCACCGCGCTGTTCATCCCCTCCGACGACGACGGCCACGGCCACTCGCCGGCCGAGGACCTCGAGCACGCGCTGCATCCCTGGGTCGCCTTCCTCGTCCTGCCGATGTTCGCCTTCGCCAACGCGGGCGTGTCGCTGCTCGGCCTGAACGCCGGCGACCTGCTCCATCCCGTGTCGCTGGGCATCGCGCTGGGCCTGCTGCTGGGCAAGGCGATCGGCGTGTTCGGGAGCTCGTGGCTCATGATCCGTTCGGGGCTGGCGCAGAAGCCGGGCGGCGCCGACTGGGTCCAGTTCTTCGGCGTCTGCGTGCTGTGCGGCATCGGCTTCACGATGAGCCTGTTCATCGGCGGCCTCGCGTTCGAAGGCCACGGTCCGGACTGGGAAACCCGCGTGAAACTCGGCGTGCTCGGCGGGTCCCTCCTGTCGGGCATCGCGGGGACGCTGATCCTGATGCGCAAGCGCGCTTGA
- the dnaQ gene encoding DNA polymerase III subunit epsilon gives MRQIFFDTETTGLNPESGDRVVDIGCVEMVNRQLTGRHLHFYLNPERDMPEEAFRVHGLSIEFLSDKPKFAQIVDEFLEFIRDAELIAHNAAFDVGFINAELKRCGKAPLHECVESVRDTLLMARDMFPGKANSLDALCRRLEVDNSNRGLHGAVKDAELLAEVFIRLTRGQDSLVIDDSGSSSGEGGQLEVAAIDFSAFDLPVIAATAEELALHDKALVDLDKASGGKRIWQVPVAA, from the coding sequence ATGCGTCAGATCTTCTTCGACACCGAAACCACCGGCCTGAATCCCGAATCGGGCGACCGCGTCGTCGACATCGGCTGCGTGGAGATGGTGAACCGTCAGTTGACGGGCCGCCATCTGCACTTCTACCTGAACCCCGAACGCGACATGCCCGAGGAGGCGTTCCGCGTCCACGGCCTGAGCATCGAGTTCCTGTCGGACAAGCCCAAGTTCGCGCAGATCGTCGACGAGTTCCTCGAGTTCATCCGCGACGCGGAGCTGATCGCGCACAACGCGGCCTTCGACGTCGGCTTCATCAACGCCGAGCTCAAGCGCTGCGGCAAGGCCCCGCTGCACGAATGCGTGGAGAGCGTGCGCGACACGCTGCTGATGGCGCGGGACATGTTCCCGGGCAAGGCGAACTCGCTGGATGCGTTGTGCCGGCGGCTTGAGGTCGACAACAGCAACCGCGGCCTGCACGGCGCGGTGAAGGACGCGGAGCTGCTGGCCGAGGTCTTCATCCGCCTGACCCGGGGTCAGGACTCGCTGGTCATCGACGACAGCGGGTCCTCGTCGGGCGAGGGCGGTCAGCTGGAGGTGGCGGCCATCGACTTCAGCGCCTTCGACCTGCCGGTGATCGCGGCGACGGCCGAGGAGCTGGCCTTGCACGACAAGGCGCTGGTGGACCTCGACAAGGCCAGCGGCGGCAAGCGCATCTGGCAGGTGCCCGTCGCGGCCTGA
- a CDS encoding TIGR04438 family Trp-rich protein translates to MWLMVIGVLLIVLKLAAVGPFETLSWWWVLSPFPVAVVWWEFADKTGYTKKREMDKMDEKKEERRQRQLDAIGQGDKTRKKR, encoded by the coding sequence ATGTGGTTGATGGTGATCGGTGTCTTGTTGATCGTTCTCAAACTGGCCGCTGTCGGCCCGTTTGAAACGCTGAGCTGGTGGTGGGTGCTGTCGCCCTTCCCGGTGGCCGTCGTGTGGTGGGAATTCGCCGACAAGACGGGCTACACCAAGAAGCGCGAGATGGACAAGATGGACGAGAAGAAGGAAGAACGCCGCCAGCGCCAGCTCGACGCCATCGGGCAGGGCGACAAGACGCGCAAGAAGCGTTGA
- the acs gene encoding acetate--CoA ligase, translating to MSDKIYNPPASAVQDAHVSGLAAYEALCKEAETDYEGYWARLARELLSWKQPFTKVLNDADAPFFKWFEDGRLNVSYNCLDRHVEAGRGDRVAIIFEADDGTTTRVTYAKLLAKTAQLANALKARGVKKGDRVVIYMPMSVEGVVAMQACARIGATHSVVFGGFSAQSLRDRVQDAGAVMVLTADEQARGGKSLPLKAIVDEALADNSCPTIKHVIVYKRTGGNIAWIEGRDEWLHDAVSGQPSSCEPEWVEAEHPLFLLYTSGSTGKPKGVQHSTGGYLLHAALTTKWTFDLKDSDVFWCTADIGWVTGHTYITYGPLALGGTEVVFEGIPTFPDAGRFWQMIEKHKVTIFYTAPTAIRSLIKAAEANEAVHPKRYDLGSLRILGSVGEPINPAAWEWYHLHVGGGRCPIVDTFWQTETGGHMITPLPGATPLVPGSCTLPFPGITAAIVDETGNDVPNGQGGILVVKKPWPSMIRTIYGDPERFRKSYYPPELKGYYLAGDGAIRDADNGYFTITGRIDDVLNVSGHRMGTMEIESALVSCTELVAEAAVVGRPDDTTGEAICAFVVLKRARPSGDEAKAIAKQLRDWVAKEIGPIAKPKDIRFGDNLPKTRSGKIMRRLLRSVAKGETVTQDTSTLENPAILEQLGQAY from the coding sequence ATGAGTGACAAGATCTACAACCCCCCCGCATCCGCCGTCCAGGACGCCCATGTGTCCGGCCTGGCCGCCTACGAGGCGCTGTGCAAGGAAGCGGAGACCGACTACGAAGGCTACTGGGCGCGTCTGGCGCGCGAGCTGCTGAGCTGGAAGCAGCCCTTCACGAAGGTGCTCAACGACGCGGACGCGCCGTTCTTCAAGTGGTTCGAGGACGGCAGGCTCAACGTCTCCTACAACTGCCTGGACCGTCACGTCGAGGCCGGCCGCGGCGACCGCGTCGCGATCATCTTCGAGGCCGACGACGGCACCACCACCCGCGTCACCTACGCCAAGCTGCTCGCCAAGACCGCGCAGCTGGCCAACGCGCTGAAGGCGCGCGGCGTGAAGAAGGGCGACCGCGTCGTCATCTACATGCCGATGTCGGTCGAGGGCGTGGTCGCGATGCAGGCCTGCGCGCGCATCGGCGCGACGCACTCGGTGGTGTTCGGCGGCTTCTCGGCGCAATCGCTGAGAGACCGCGTCCAGGACGCCGGCGCCGTGATGGTGCTGACCGCCGACGAACAGGCGCGCGGCGGCAAGTCGCTGCCGCTCAAGGCCATCGTCGACGAGGCCCTGGCCGACAACAGCTGCCCCACGATCAAGCACGTCATCGTCTACAAGCGCACCGGCGGCAACATCGCCTGGATCGAGGGTCGCGACGAATGGCTGCACGACGCGGTGTCCGGCCAGCCCTCGAGCTGCGAGCCGGAATGGGTCGAGGCCGAACATCCGCTGTTCCTGCTCTACACCTCCGGCTCGACCGGCAAGCCCAAGGGCGTGCAGCACAGCACCGGCGGCTACCTGCTGCATGCGGCGCTGACCACGAAGTGGACCTTCGACCTGAAGGACTCGGACGTCTTCTGGTGCACCGCCGACATCGGCTGGGTGACCGGCCACACCTACATCACCTACGGCCCGCTGGCGCTGGGCGGCACGGAGGTCGTCTTCGAAGGCATCCCGACCTTCCCGGACGCCGGCCGCTTCTGGCAGATGATCGAGAAGCACAAGGTCACCATCTTCTACACGGCGCCGACGGCGATCCGCTCGCTCATCAAGGCGGCCGAAGCCAACGAGGCCGTGCACCCGAAGCGCTACGACCTCGGTTCGCTGCGCATCCTGGGTTCGGTCGGCGAGCCGATCAACCCGGCCGCGTGGGAGTGGTACCACCTGCACGTGGGCGGCGGCCGCTGCCCCATCGTCGACACCTTCTGGCAGACGGAGACCGGCGGCCACATGATCACGCCGCTGCCGGGCGCGACACCGCTGGTGCCGGGCTCCTGCACGCTGCCGTTCCCCGGCATCACCGCGGCCATCGTCGACGAGACCGGCAACGACGTGCCCAACGGGCAGGGCGGCATCCTGGTCGTCAAGAAGCCGTGGCCGTCGATGATCCGCACGATCTACGGCGATCCGGAGCGCTTCAGGAAGAGCTACTACCCGCCGGAACTCAAGGGCTACTACCTGGCCGGCGACGGCGCCATCCGCGACGCGGACAACGGCTACTTCACCATCACCGGCCGCATCGACGACGTGCTGAACGTGTCGGGCCACCGCATGGGCACGATGGAGATCGAGTCCGCGCTGGTCAGCTGCACCGAGCTGGTGGCCGAAGCCGCCGTCGTCGGCCGTCCCGACGACACCACGGGTGAGGCGATCTGCGCCTTCGTCGTCCTCAAGCGCGCGCGTCCGAGCGGCGACGAGGCCAAGGCCATCGCCAAGCAGCTGCGCGACTGGGTGGCCAAGGAGATCGGCCCCATCGCCAAGCCCAAGGACATCCGCTTCGGCGACAACCTGCCCAAGACGCGCAGCGGCAAGATCATGCGTCGCCTGCTGCGCTCGGTCGCCAAGGGCGAGACGGTCACGCAGGACACCTCGACGCTCGAGAACCCCGCCATCCTGGAGCAGCTCGGTCAGGCCTATTGA
- a CDS encoding c-type cytochrome, protein MRNALFIAAALAATLSAPSAFASPELAQKKNCMACHAVDKKLVGPAYKDVAAKYASDKDAVKKLSEKIIKGGSGVWGPVPMPANTQVSPAEAETLAKWILSTK, encoded by the coding sequence ATGAGAAACGCCTTGTTCATTGCCGCGGCCCTCGCCGCCACGCTGAGCGCCCCCAGCGCCTTCGCCAGCCCCGAACTGGCGCAGAAGAAGAACTGCATGGCCTGCCATGCGGTCGACAAGAAGCTGGTCGGCCCGGCCTACAAGGATGTCGCGGCCAAGTACGCTTCGGACAAGGACGCCGTGAAGAAGCTGTCCGAGAAGATCATCAAGGGCGGTTCCGGCGTCTGGGGTCCGGTGCCCATGCCGGCCAACACGCAGGTCAGCCCGGCCGAGGCCGAGACACTCGCCAAGTGGATCCTGTCGACGAAGTGA
- a CDS encoding TIGR00645 family protein, with the protein MHPLSHLMFGSRWLQLPLYIGLILAQAVYVFQFWTELVHLVEAAFGNQEALKLLVSSVGYQPDVQVTKLNETIIMLAVLALIDVVMISNLLIMVIIGGYETFVSRLHLEGHPDQPEWLDHVNASVLKVKLATAIIGISSIHLLKTFINVENLQEKTLIWQTAIHLAFLLSALAIAMTDKLLSHGPAEKH; encoded by the coding sequence ATGCACCCGCTCTCGCATCTGATGTTCGGGAGCCGCTGGCTGCAGTTGCCGCTGTACATCGGCCTCATCCTGGCGCAGGCGGTCTACGTCTTCCAGTTCTGGACCGAGCTCGTGCACCTCGTCGAGGCGGCGTTCGGCAACCAGGAAGCGCTGAAGCTGCTGGTCAGCAGCGTCGGCTACCAGCCCGACGTCCAGGTCACCAAGCTCAACGAGACCATCATCATGCTGGCCGTGCTGGCGCTGATCGACGTGGTGATGATCTCCAACCTGCTGATCATGGTGATCATCGGCGGCTACGAGACCTTCGTGTCGCGGCTGCATCTCGAAGGCCACCCCGACCAGCCCGAGTGGCTGGACCACGTCAACGCCTCGGTGCTGAAGGTCAAGCTGGCGACGGCCATCATCGGCATCTCGTCGATCCATCTGCTCAAGACCTTCATCAACGTCGAGAACCTCCAGGAGAAGACGCTGATCTGGCAGACCGCCATCCACCTCGCCTTCCTGCTGTCGGCGCTGGCGATCGCGATGACGGACAAGCTGCTGTCGCACGGTCCGGCCGAGAAGCACTGA
- a CDS encoding AlpA family transcriptional regulator, producing the protein MEYSFTLKVQMPPSDCEEEPLKQRLVSVGCKDVRVAVGLRGRVMLSFIREAERADQALLGALREVRKAIPGARLIEAGPDMVGLTDVATLVGVSRQNMRKLMLTHPMSFPSPIHEGNSSSVWHLWDVLRWMQGRGGYKIDEAILELATVAKAVNLARESRHLDDRRRDELLKLVA; encoded by the coding sequence GTGGAATATTCGTTCACGCTCAAGGTCCAGATGCCGCCGTCGGACTGCGAGGAGGAGCCGTTGAAACAACGGCTGGTTTCCGTCGGCTGCAAGGACGTGCGGGTCGCCGTGGGCCTGCGCGGCCGGGTGATGTTGAGCTTCATCCGGGAGGCCGAGCGCGCCGATCAGGCCTTGCTGGGCGCGCTGCGCGAGGTCCGCAAGGCCATCCCCGGCGCGCGGCTGATCGAGGCGGGGCCGGACATGGTCGGTCTCACCGACGTGGCGACGCTGGTGGGCGTCTCCCGCCAGAACATGCGCAAGCTGATGCTGACCCACCCGATGAGCTTTCCGTCGCCCATCCATGAGGGCAACTCGTCCTCGGTGTGGCACCTGTGGGACGTGCTGCGCTGGATGCAGGGGCGCGGCGGCTACAAGATCGACGAGGCGATCCTCGAGCTCGCGACGGTGGCCAAGGCGGTCAACCTCGCCCGCGAGAGTCGTCATCTCGACGACAGGCGGCGCGACGAGCTGCTCAAGCTCGTGGCCTGA
- the lgt gene encoding prolipoprotein diacylglyceryl transferase, with the protein MLVHPKFDPVAIEIFGWPIHWYGLMYLTAFGLFLWLGNRMVRKPWNAARGWTRRDIDDLLFYGVLGVVLGGRLGYVFFYKPGYYMSHPGEILAVWQGGMSFHGGLLGVIVALAFFAWRRGFNFLEVGDIVAPCVPTGLAAGRLGNFINGELWGRAADPSLPWAMVFPQANDAVPRHPSQLYQFLGEGVLLFIVLWLFARKPRPMAAVSGLFLVGYGVARFVVEYFREPDSFLTLDKQPLHLSQGQWLSAPMIVIGVLMMLWAYRRAARLQAAPATR; encoded by the coding sequence ATGTTGGTCCATCCCAAGTTCGACCCTGTCGCCATCGAAATCTTCGGATGGCCGATCCATTGGTACGGGCTGATGTACCTGACGGCCTTCGGCCTGTTCCTGTGGCTGGGCAACCGCATGGTCCGCAAGCCCTGGAACGCGGCGCGCGGCTGGACCCGGCGCGACATCGACGACCTGCTGTTCTACGGCGTGCTCGGCGTGGTGCTGGGCGGCCGGCTGGGCTACGTGTTTTTCTACAAGCCCGGCTACTACATGAGCCATCCGGGCGAGATCCTGGCGGTGTGGCAGGGCGGGATGTCCTTCCACGGCGGGCTGCTGGGCGTGATCGTCGCGCTGGCCTTCTTCGCGTGGCGGCGCGGCTTCAACTTCCTGGAGGTCGGCGACATCGTCGCGCCGTGCGTACCCACCGGCCTGGCCGCGGGGCGTCTGGGCAACTTCATCAATGGCGAGCTGTGGGGCCGCGCGGCCGATCCCAGCCTCCCCTGGGCGATGGTGTTCCCGCAGGCCAACGACGCGGTGCCGCGTCATCCCTCGCAGCTCTACCAGTTCCTGGGCGAAGGCGTGCTGCTGTTCATCGTGCTGTGGCTGTTCGCGCGCAAGCCCAGACCGATGGCGGCGGTGTCGGGTCTGTTCCTGGTCGGCTACGGCGTGGCGCGATTTGTCGTCGAGTACTTCCGCGAGCCCGACAGCTTCCTCACGCTGGACAAGCAGCCGCTGCACCTGAGCCAGGGCCAGTGGCTGAGCGCGCCCATGATCGTCATCGGCGTCCTCATGATGCTGTGGGCCTACCGCCGCGCGGCACGCCTGCAGGCGGCGCCTGCGACCCGCTGA
- the ilvD gene encoding dihydroxy-acid dehydratase → MTDPKNNASRGATAAPHDDAPNRRSKNITEGVARAPNRSMYYGMGYEEGDFGKPMIGVANGHSTITPCNSGLQKLADAAVIGLKAAGANAQLFGTPTISDGMAMGTEGMKYSLVSREVIADCVETCVGGQWLDGVMVIGGCDKNMPGGMMGMLRANVPAIYIYGGTIKPGHYKGQDLNIVSVFEAVGQFSAGKMSEEDFCQIEKRAIPGSGSCGGMYTANTMSSAFEALGMSLPYSSSMSNVEDEVVENTKRAADYLVAAVKADLKPRDIVTKKAIENAVAVIMATGGSTNAVLHFLAIAHAAEVDWTIDDFERMRTKIPVLCDLKPSGRFLAVDLHKAGGIPAVMKQLLKAGLLHGDCITITGKTVAENLADVPDLSPDQEVIRAVADPIYAQGHLAILKGNLSPEGCVAKITGLKNPVITGPARVFDDEQSALAAIMANQIKAGDVMVLRYLGPKGGPGMPEMLAPTGALIGQGLGESVGLITDGRFSGGTWGMVVGHVAPEAYAGGTIALVNEGDSITIDAVQLLLQLNVDDAELARRKAVWQQPAPRYTRGVLAKFAKNASSASSGAVLDKFE, encoded by the coding sequence ATGACCGATCCGAAGAACAACGCCTCCCGCGGCGCGACCGCCGCGCCCCACGACGACGCGCCCAACCGCCGCTCGAAGAACATCACCGAGGGCGTCGCTCGCGCGCCCAACCGCTCGATGTACTACGGCATGGGCTACGAGGAAGGCGACTTCGGCAAGCCCATGATCGGCGTGGCCAACGGCCACTCGACGATCACGCCGTGCAACTCCGGCCTGCAGAAGCTGGCCGACGCCGCCGTGATCGGCCTGAAGGCCGCCGGCGCCAACGCGCAGCTCTTCGGCACGCCGACGATCTCCGACGGCATGGCCATGGGCACCGAGGGCATGAAGTACTCGCTGGTCTCGCGCGAGGTCATCGCCGACTGCGTCGAGACCTGCGTCGGCGGCCAGTGGCTGGACGGCGTGATGGTCATCGGCGGCTGCGACAAGAACATGCCCGGCGGCATGATGGGCATGCTGCGCGCCAACGTGCCGGCGATCTACATCTACGGCGGCACCATCAAGCCGGGCCACTACAAGGGCCAGGACCTCAACATCGTCAGCGTCTTCGAGGCGGTCGGCCAGTTCAGCGCCGGCAAGATGAGCGAAGAGGACTTCTGCCAGATCGAGAAGCGCGCCATCCCCGGCAGCGGCTCCTGCGGCGGCATGTACACCGCCAACACGATGAGCTCGGCCTTCGAGGCGCTGGGCATGTCACTGCCCTACTCGTCGAGCATGTCCAACGTCGAGGACGAGGTGGTCGAGAACACCAAACGCGCCGCGGACTACCTGGTCGCCGCCGTCAAGGCCGACCTGAAGCCGCGCGACATCGTGACGAAGAAAGCCATCGAGAACGCCGTCGCGGTGATCATGGCCACCGGCGGTTCGACCAACGCGGTGCTGCACTTCCTGGCGATCGCGCACGCGGCCGAGGTGGACTGGACCATCGACGATTTCGAGCGCATGCGCACGAAGATCCCGGTGCTGTGCGACCTCAAGCCCAGCGGCCGCTTCCTGGCCGTGGACCTGCACAAGGCCGGCGGCATTCCGGCCGTCATGAAGCAGCTGCTGAAGGCCGGCCTGCTGCACGGCGACTGCATCACCATCACCGGCAAGACCGTCGCCGAGAACCTCGCCGACGTGCCGGACCTCTCGCCCGATCAGGAGGTGATCCGCGCCGTGGCCGACCCGATCTACGCGCAAGGCCACCTGGCCATCCTGAAGGGCAACCTGTCGCCCGAGGGCTGCGTGGCCAAGATCACCGGCCTCAAGAACCCGGTCATCACCGGCCCGGCGCGCGTCTTCGACGACGAGCAGTCGGCGCTCGCGGCCATCATGGCCAACCAGATCAAGGCGGGCGACGTGATGGTGCTGCGCTACCTCGGCCCCAAGGGCGGCCCGGGCATGCCGGAGATGCTGGCGCCGACCGGCGCGCTGATCGGCCAGGGCCTGGGCGAGAGCGTCGGCCTGATCACCGACGGCCGCTTCTCCGGCGGTACCTGGGGCATGGTCGTGGGCCACGTCGCGCCGGAGGCCTATGCGGGCGGCACGATCGCGCTGGTGAACGAGGGCGACTCCATCACCATCGACGCGGTGCAGCTGCTGCTGCAGCTCAACGTGGACGACGCCGAGCTGGCTCGCCGCAAAGCGGTCTGGCAACAGCCCGCGCCGCGCTACACCCGCGGCGTGCTGGCGAAGTTCGCCAAGAACGCATCGAGCGCCAGTTCGGGCGCGGTGCTCGACAAGTTCGAGTGA
- a CDS encoding outer membrane beta-barrel protein yields MKTSIAAVLAASAFAMPAAHAEFSVQFDVGASQFSKSLCPGSDPCDRHGEFGRLLAGYHFDNGLGIEIGRVDYGTVRVEADNWMWGVLKSRALTAGLSYRQPVWRRLGVVARGGVSRQKAELMNPAYGRFSRTSSQPYAGLGLTVAVKPYWGVELGADVSRARHFDLYVDDKRTLSAWYFGTRFNF; encoded by the coding sequence TTGAAGACATCCATCGCGGCCGTGCTGGCCGCCTCCGCCTTTGCCATGCCCGCGGCGCATGCCGAATTCAGCGTGCAGTTCGACGTCGGCGCGAGCCAGTTCTCGAAGTCGCTGTGCCCGGGCTCCGATCCCTGCGACCGTCACGGAGAGTTCGGCCGTCTGCTGGCGGGCTACCACTTCGACAACGGTCTCGGCATCGAGATCGGTCGCGTGGACTACGGCACCGTCCGCGTCGAGGCCGACAACTGGATGTGGGGTGTGCTCAAGAGCCGCGCGCTCACGGCGGGCCTGTCATACCGGCAACCGGTGTGGCGCCGGCTGGGCGTGGTGGCGCGCGGCGGCGTGTCGCGGCAGAAGGCGGAACTGATGAACCCCGCGTACGGCCGGTTCTCGCGCACGTCCTCCCAGCCCTACGCGGGTCTGGGCCTGACCGTCGCCGTCAAGCCGTACTGGGGGGTGGAGCTCGGCGCGGACGTGAGTCGCGCCAGACACTTCGATCTCTATGTCGACGACAAGCGCACCCTCAGCGCCTGGTACTTCGGGACGCGCTTCAACTTCTGA
- a CDS encoding LysR family transcriptional regulator, with product MIELRPLRQFLVLAEELHFGRAAERLHMTQPPLSLAVQKLEAQLGVQLLERGRRAVALTAAGQALVEASLRLVEQADQVPARVRAAASGEAGRLSLGFVSTVGYGDMPRWLRLFREALPDVQLALREATLDVQLRGFETGELDAGFAIHAPGAEPAGFECLTVSTEPLVLAHAEDWALARRRRPSLEDVLREPLVVFPREIAPSLFDALLGFYRAHGATPHIAQEAIQMQTIVNLVSAGMGVAWVPQSVCALQRPGVRYRPWPSARVPACDTSLIWRHDASPVVHRFVDHVRGQVKVKA from the coding sequence ATGATCGAACTCCGCCCGCTGCGCCAGTTCCTGGTGCTGGCCGAGGAACTGCACTTCGGCCGCGCCGCCGAGCGGCTGCACATGACGCAGCCGCCGCTGAGCCTGGCCGTGCAGAAGCTGGAGGCGCAACTGGGCGTCCAGCTGCTGGAGCGAGGTCGCCGGGCGGTCGCGCTGACGGCGGCCGGGCAGGCGCTGGTCGAGGCCTCCCTGCGCCTGGTGGAGCAGGCCGACCAGGTGCCCGCCCGCGTGCGCGCCGCGGCCAGCGGCGAGGCCGGCCGGCTCAGCCTGGGCTTCGTGTCGACGGTCGGTTACGGGGACATGCCGCGCTGGCTGCGGCTGTTCCGCGAGGCGCTGCCGGACGTGCAGCTCGCGCTGCGCGAGGCGACGCTCGACGTCCAGTTGCGCGGCTTCGAGACGGGCGAGCTCGATGCCGGCTTCGCGATCCATGCGCCGGGCGCGGAGCCGGCCGGCTTCGAATGCCTGACCGTGTCGACCGAGCCGCTGGTGCTCGCGCACGCCGAGGACTGGGCGCTGGCGCGACGCCGCCGGCCCTCGCTCGAGGACGTGCTGCGCGAGCCGCTGGTCGTGTTCCCGCGCGAGATCGCGCCCTCGCTGTTCGATGCGCTGCTGGGCTTCTACCGCGCGCACGGCGCGACGCCGCACATCGCGCAGGAGGCCATCCAGATGCAGACCATCGTCAACCTCGTCTCGGCGGGCATGGGCGTGGCCTGGGTGCCGCAATCGGTCTGCGCGTTGCAGCGGCCCGGCGTGCGCTACCGGCCGTGGCCGTCGGCCCGCGTGCCGGCCTGCGACACCAGCCTGATCTGGCGCCACGACGCCTCACCGGTGGTGCATCGCTTCGTCGACCATGTCCGCGGGCAGGTGAAAGTCAAGGCGTGA
- a CDS encoding tetratricopeptide repeat protein, translating to MKAPRKNDDTARRGTWRRLIGAICVVTGFSMLMSVAFATPAQAAVLKDAALQALLDAGRADDLEKLAGERLKAEPDEPQAVAALALAQLDLADGAALKQNTQRLEQCVQRTPNEGACHYALALALVMQARGGSKLKALGSLGRVSELAQRAMALLPDAPEPRSALQQYYLALPSFIGGGESKARALESDVKDPAQLSLMRARVAASRKDWPAMEKALRAVRTQRPELLLELRVLWSDYGRNLMFSEQKERAVPWFEELLKSQPNQAMGAYGLGRAYDALGQYDKAVASFERARGMTGAEQLGLDRRLGSALAGKGDKAGARVALERCVDSRRGSPSDIEDCRKQLTALGAP from the coding sequence GTGAAAGCTCCCCGCAAGAACGACGACACCGCCCGCCGCGGTACCTGGCGACGCCTGATCGGCGCGATCTGCGTCGTGACCGGCTTTTCGATGCTCATGAGCGTGGCCTTCGCGACGCCGGCGCAGGCCGCGGTGCTGAAGGACGCGGCGCTGCAGGCGCTGCTCGACGCCGGCCGCGCGGACGATCTGGAGAAACTGGCCGGGGAACGGCTGAAGGCCGAACCGGACGAGCCACAGGCAGTGGCCGCGCTGGCGCTGGCGCAACTGGACCTGGCCGACGGCGCCGCGTTGAAGCAGAACACCCAGCGACTGGAGCAGTGCGTGCAACGCACGCCGAACGAGGGCGCGTGCCACTACGCGCTGGCGCTGGCGCTGGTGATGCAGGCGCGGGGTGGCAGCAAGCTGAAGGCGCTGGGCTCGCTGGGTCGTGTGAGCGAGCTGGCGCAACGCGCGATGGCGCTGCTGCCCGACGCCCCCGAACCGCGCAGCGCGCTGCAGCAGTACTACCTGGCCTTGCCCAGCTTCATCGGGGGCGGGGAGTCGAAGGCGCGCGCGCTGGAAAGCGACGTGAAGGACCCGGCCCAGTTGAGCCTGATGCGCGCGCGGGTGGCGGCGTCCAGGAAGGACTGGCCGGCGATGGAGAAGGCCTTGCGCGCGGTGCGCACGCAGCGGCCCGAACTGCTGCTGGAGCTGCGCGTCCTGTGGAGCGATTACGGCCGCAACCTGATGTTCAGCGAACAGAAGGAGCGGGCGGTGCCGTGGTTCGAGGAACTGCTCAAGAGCCAGCCCAACCAGGCGATGGGCGCCTACGGCCTGGGCCGCGCGTACGACGCGCTGGGCCAGTACGACAAGGCGGTGGCTTCGTTCGAGCGCGCCCGCGGCATGACGGGCGCCGAGCAGCTGGGCCTGGACCGTCGCCTGGGCAGCGCGTTGGCGGGCAAGGGCGACAAGGCTGGCGCGCGCGTGGCGCTGGAGCGCTGCGTGGACAGCCGCCGAGGCAGCCCGAGCGACATCGAAGATTGCCGCAAGCAACTGACGGCGCTCGGTGCTCCGTGA